TAAATGTGGAGTTAATAAAGAAACGATCAGATATTACGAGCGAAAAAATTTATTACAAGAACCTCACCGAACGGAAGCTGGTTATCGGATATATTCATATGATGACGTTAAGCGTGTTGGGTTTATTAAACGAATACAGGAACTTGGTTTCTCTTTAAGCGAGATTTATAAATTACTTGGTGTTGTAGATAAAGATGAAGTTCGTTGTCAAGATATGTTCGAATGTGTTTCTAAAAAACAAAAGGAAGTGCAAAAACAAATAGAGGATTTAAAACGAATTGAAACTATGTTAGACGACTTAAAACAACGATGTCCAGATGAAAAGAAATTACATTCGTGTCCAATAATAGAAACATTAATATGAGAGATTAATTAACGAAAGGAGCTTTTTTATGAATAAATTTAAGGTAAACATTTCAGGAATGACTTGTACGGGTTGTGAAAAACACGTAGAATCAGCACTTGAAAAGATAGGTGCTAAAAATATTGAGTCTAGTTATCGTCGTGGTGAAGCAGTATTTGAACTGCCCGATGATATTGAGGTTGAAAGTGCAATAAAGGCGATTGATGAAGCAAATTACCAAGCCGGAGAAATTGAAGAAGTATCATCACTAGAAAACGTGGCGTTAATTAATGAAGACAATTATGACCTTCTTATTATTGGTTCTGGCGCTGCTGCCTTTTCTTCGGCAATTAAAGCTATAGAATACGGTGCAAAAGTTGGAATGATTGAGCGTGGAACGGTTGGGGGAACCTGTGTGAATATTGGCTGTGTTCCGTCAAAAACTCTTCTTAGGGCAGGGGAAATCAATCATTTATCAAAAGACAATCCGTTTATAGGTTTACAAACATCCGCTGGAGAAGTGGATTTAGCTAGTTTAATCACGCAAAAGGATAAATTGGTGAGCGAACTTCGGAATCAAAAATATATGGATTTAATTGATGAATATAATTTTGATTTAATTAAAGGTGAAGCAAAATTCGTTGATGCTAGTACGGTTGAGGTCAATGGGACAAAGTTATCTGCAAAACGCTTTTTAATTGCAACAGGTGCATCGCCTTCGTTGCCCCAAATTTCAGGACTTGAAAAAATGGACTATTTAACTAGTACAACACTTCTTGAGTTAAAGAAAATACCAAAACGATTAACTGTAATTGGTTCAGGATACATTGGAATGGAGCTTGGACAACTATTTCATCATTTAGGTTCAGAAATAACGCTTATGCAAAGAAGTGAGCGACTTTTAAAGGAGTATGATCCTGAGATTTCAGAGTCAGTTGAAAAAGCGTTAATTGAACAGGGTATAAACCTTGTCAAAGGGGCAACTTTTGAGCGTGTTGAACAAAGTGGAGAGATAAAAAGGGTTTACGTAACAGTAAATGGCAGTAGAGAAGTCATTGAATCAGATCAGTTACTTGTTGCCACTGGAAGAAAACCAAATACGGATTCTTTAAATTTAAGTGCAGCAGGTGTTGAAACTGGAAAAAATAATGAAATCCTGATCAATGATTTTGGTCAAACAAGTAATGAAAAGATTTATGCAGCAGGAGATGTGACTTTAGGACCACAATTTGTATATGTAGCAGCCTATGAAGGTGGAATTATTACTGATAATGCTATTGGTGGATTAAACAAAAAAATAGATTTATCGGTAGTTCCTGCTGTTACGTTTACGAATCCGACGGTTGCAACGGTTGGTTTAACAGAAGAACAAGCAAAAGAGAAAGGGTATGATGTGAAGACATCTGTATTACCTTTAGATGCTGTTCCAAGAGCAATTGTAAACCGTGAAACAACCGGTGTATTTAAACTAGTAGCAGATGCAGAAACACTAAAAGTATTAGGGGTTCATATTGTATCTGAAAATGCAGGAGATGTCATCTATGCAGCATCATTAGCTGTTAAATTTGGCTTAACGATAGAAGATTTAACAGAAACCCTAGCACCATATTTAACAATGGCTGAAGGGCTAAAATTAGTTGCACTTACGTTCGATAAAGATATTTCGAAATTATCTTGTTGTGCAGGCTAAGGGAACTTTTTTACAACTCCCTATTCAAGTGAACCAGCTAATGCTTTAAGGGATTTTCTAAGTGCATTTGTGGTCACAAAAATAATTTAACACTGATGATTTCGACATCAAATCTATAATTGATACCTTAACCCCGCAGAGTAATAAAGGATGAATAATATGTCAGACTTATTATCCTTACCAGACATTAAAACAATAGAACCGCCACAAGAAAATGAAACCGATATGATGTTTAAAGTTGAAGCAGTCGGACCACCTGAATGTTGTCCTGAATGTGGTTTTGACAAGTTGTACAAACACAGTTCAAGAAATCAACTAATTATGGATTTGCCCATTCGTTTAAAGCGAGTGGGCTTACAATTGAACCGTAGACGATACAAGTGTCGTGAATGCGGATCTACCTTCTGGGAACGCCTAATATCTGTAGATGAAAAGCGTAGTATGACCAAAAGGCTTTTAAAGTCCATTCAAGAGCAATCCATGTCTAAGACCTTTGTAGAAGTCGCAGAAAGCGTTGGTGTTGACGAAAAAACCATTAGGAACGTTTTTAAGGACTATGTGGCACTCAAAGAACGTGAATACCAGTTTGAAACTCCTAAGTGGCTTGGGATAGACGAGATACATATTATCCGTAGACCTCGGCTTGTATTGACTAATATTGAACGCAGGACTATTTATGACATCAAGCCTAACCGTAATAAGGAAACAGTCATCCAACGTCTTTCAGAAATCAGTGACAGGACTTACATTGAGTACGTCACAATGGATATGTGGAAGCCCTACAAAGACGCAGTGAACACTATCCTTCCACAAGCTAAAGTTGTCGTAGATAAGTTTCATGTAGTTAGAATGGCTAATCAAGCCTTAGATAACGTCAGAAAGTCTTTGAAAGCCCATATGAGCCAAAAAGAAAGACGTACCCTTATGCGTGAAAGGTTTATCCTTCTAAAGCGTAAACACGATCTAAATGAACATGAATCATTCCTCTTAGATACTTGGTTAGGTAATCTTCCTGCTTTAAAAGAAGCCTATGAACTCAAAGAAGAGTTTTACTGGATATGGGATACTCCTGATCCAGATGAAGGTCATCTTCGTTATAGTCAATGGAGACACCGTTGTATGTCTAGCAACTCTAAAGACGCATATAAAGACCTCGTGAGAGCCGTAGACAACTGGCATGTTGAAATATTCAACTACTTTGATAAAAGGCTCACTAATGCTTATACGGAGTCAATTAACAGCATTATTAGGTAGGTAGAGCGAATGGGTAGAGGTTACTCGTTTGATGCCTTACGAGCCAAAATCCTTTTCAATGAGAAGCTCCATAAAAAGCGTAAGCCACGATTTAATTCAAGTGCTTTCAATAAAGCTATGTTATACGATACTTTCAATTGGTATGAAGTGAATGATCACGACATTACAGACAACTTAGGTGTCGATTTTTCCACACTTATTAAGAATTTGGAGAAGGGTGATTTATAAGCCCTTTTCCACCATAAAATCCGAATACCCTTATTTATAAGTGTTTAAAGAGATTGAAGAAAAGGTCTTCTTGACTAGCTTTCTTCAGTCTTTTTCGTTTCATTATCAATTTGTAAACGATTTACAATTTAAGTCAAATTATGGTAAAATAGTTTCATGAGTAAAATGTATTATGCAGAAAATCCTGACGCGGCTCACGACATTCATGAGTTGAGAGTAGAATTGTTGGGAGAAAAAATGGCCTTTCTGACGGATGCGGGTGTTTTTAGCAAGAAGATGGTTGACTTTGGAAGTCAGCTTTTGCTCAAGTGTCTGGATGTCAACCAAGGAGAGACAGTCCTAGATGTCGGCTGTGGTTATGGTCCATTAGGTTTGTCCTTAGCTAAGGCTTATGAAGTTCAGTCGACCATGGTTGATATCAATAATCGTGCCTTGGATTTGGCGCGACAAAATGCTGAACGAAATAAAGTAGAAGCGACGATTTTCCAGTCCAACATCTATGAACAAGTTAAAGGCACATTTGACCATGTCATTTCCAATCCTCCTATCCGTGCGGGCAAGCAAGTGGTTCATGAAATCATTGAGAAAAGTAAAGATTTTTTGGAAACTAGTGGGGATTTAACAATCGTTATCCAGAAAAAACAAGGGGCTCCAAGTGCCAAGTCCAAGATGGAAGATGTGTTTGGCAATTGTGAAGTCGTCAAAAAAGACAAGGGATACTATATCCTTAGAAGTGTGAAAGAATGAGAGCAGTTGATTTAATCCAAAAAAAACGTGATGGTCAAGAACTGACTTCGAGTGAAATTGAATGGCTAGTTGAAGGCTATGTGTCAGGAACTGTTCCTGATTATCAGATGTCTGCCTTTGCTATGGCTGTTTATTTCAAAGGAATGACGACTCGAGAAATATCTGATTTGACCATGAAAATGGTTCAGACAGGCCAAGAATTTGATTTATCAGCTATTGATGGGGTTAAGGTTGACAAGCATTCTACTGGGGGTGTTGGTGACAAGGTGACCTTGATTTTAGCTC
This portion of the Streptococcus mitis B6 genome encodes:
- the merR gene encoding Hg(II)-responsive transcriptional regulator, with amino-acid sequence MIYRISEFADKCGVNKETIRYYERKNLLQEPHRTEAGYRIYSYDDVKRVGFIKRIQELGFSLSEIYKLLGVVDKDEVRCQDMFECVSKKQKEVQKQIEDLKRIETMLDDLKQRCPDEKKLHSCPIIETLI
- the merA gene encoding mercury(II) reductase, with translation MNKFKVNISGMTCTGCEKHVESALEKIGAKNIESSYRRGEAVFELPDDIEVESAIKAIDEANYQAGEIEEVSSLENVALINEDNYDLLIIGSGAAAFSSAIKAIEYGAKVGMIERGTVGGTCVNIGCVPSKTLLRAGEINHLSKDNPFIGLQTSAGEVDLASLITQKDKLVSELRNQKYMDLIDEYNFDLIKGEAKFVDASTVEVNGTKLSAKRFLIATGASPSLPQISGLEKMDYLTSTTLLELKKIPKRLTVIGSGYIGMELGQLFHHLGSEITLMQRSERLLKEYDPEISESVEKALIEQGINLVKGATFERVEQSGEIKRVYVTVNGSREVIESDQLLVATGRKPNTDSLNLSAAGVETGKNNEILINDFGQTSNEKIYAAGDVTLGPQFVYVAAYEGGIITDNAIGGLNKKIDLSVVPAVTFTNPTVATVGLTEEQAKEKGYDVKTSVLPLDAVPRAIVNRETTGVFKLVADAETLKVLGVHIVSENAGDVIYAASLAVKFGLTIEDLTETLAPYLTMAEGLKLVALTFDKDISKLSCCAG
- a CDS encoding class I SAM-dependent methyltransferase — protein: MSKMYYAENPDAAHDIHELRVELLGEKMAFLTDAGVFSKKMVDFGSQLLLKCLDVNQGETVLDVGCGYGPLGLSLAKAYEVQSTMVDINNRALDLARQNAERNKVEATIFQSNIYEQVKGTFDHVISNPPIRAGKQVVHEIIEKSKDFLETSGDLTIVIQKKQGAPSAKSKMEDVFGNCEVVKKDKGYYILRSVKE